A portion of the Natronococcus sp. AD-5 genome contains these proteins:
- a CDS encoding ABC transporter ATP-binding protein — MAELTLHDVTKVYDDTDGSITAVDDLSVSVRDGEFLVLVGPSGCGKSTTLRMIAGLETVTDGEITIGDRTVHHLAPSERDIAMVFQSYALYKRMTAGQNLGYGLKHSTDLDADERERRVQETAELLGIEALLEDKPEAMSGGQKQRVALGRAIVREPSVFLLDEPLSNLDAKLRSHMRTELQRIQEDLDVTAVYVTHDQTEAMTMADRLAIMDDGVLQQVAPPEVAYDHPANEFVGTFLGSPAMNVFDAVVRERGDEYVVERDTVTFARLPTGAVDRDLAAADVRLGLRPEDLHLDGPPQDATAACRFEASVTVSEYQGNDNFVYLEAGDRTLTARVPPAVYPDPGADVEVTVAAEDVYLFEPDTGDAIKTRGIDAERTEPRSTQRS, encoded by the coding sequence ATGGCTGAACTCACGCTACACGACGTTACGAAAGTCTACGACGATACGGACGGGTCGATAACCGCCGTCGACGATCTCTCGGTGTCCGTCCGGGACGGGGAGTTTCTCGTGCTGGTCGGCCCGTCGGGCTGCGGCAAGTCGACGACGCTGCGGATGATCGCCGGGCTGGAGACGGTCACCGACGGCGAGATTACGATCGGCGACCGAACGGTCCACCACCTGGCACCGAGCGAGCGCGACATCGCGATGGTGTTCCAGAGCTACGCGCTGTACAAGCGCATGACCGCCGGCCAGAACCTCGGATACGGGCTGAAACACTCGACGGACCTAGACGCCGACGAACGCGAACGGCGAGTCCAGGAGACGGCGGAACTGCTCGGCATCGAGGCGTTGCTCGAGGACAAACCGGAAGCGATGAGCGGCGGGCAGAAACAGCGCGTCGCGCTCGGCCGGGCGATCGTGCGCGAGCCGTCGGTGTTCTTACTCGACGAACCGCTGTCGAATCTCGACGCGAAGCTCCGATCCCACATGCGGACCGAGCTCCAGCGGATCCAGGAGGATCTCGACGTGACCGCGGTGTACGTCACGCACGACCAGACCGAGGCGATGACGATGGCCGATCGGCTCGCGATCATGGACGACGGCGTCCTGCAGCAGGTCGCTCCCCCGGAGGTCGCGTACGATCACCCGGCGAACGAGTTCGTCGGAACGTTCCTCGGCAGTCCGGCGATGAACGTCTTCGACGCGGTCGTCCGGGAGCGCGGCGACGAGTACGTCGTCGAGCGCGATACCGTCACGTTCGCCCGGCTCCCGACCGGCGCCGTCGATCGGGATCTCGCTGCCGCCGACGTTCGACTCGGACTGCGGCCGGAAGACCTCCACCTGGACGGGCCGCCCCAGGACGCGACGGCGGCGTGCCGGTTCGAGGCGTCCGTGACCGTCTCGGAGTACCAGGGCAACGACAACTTCGTCTACCTCGAGGCGGGCGATCGCACGCTGACCGCGCGCGTTCCGCCGGCCGTCTATCCCGATCCGGGAGCCGACGTCGAGGTTACGGTCGCCGCGGAAGACGTATACCTGTTCGAACCGGACACTGGCGACGCGATCAAAACGCGCGGAATCGACGCCGAACGAACCGAGCCACGATCGACGCAACGCAGCTGA